A single Bacillus sp. OxB-1 DNA region contains:
- a CDS encoding LemA family protein, with protein MRKLVGPLLTVGIILVVLAIVFVPSYNKFVNLEEDVDQANAQVDNQLQRRLDLIPNLVNTVKGYASHENEVLTDIAEARSRLAGANSRDEEVAADNELSGALSRLLVVVENYPELKADRQFTQLMDELAGTENRLTVARMDYNNVVSSYNRQVKRFPGKLVASIFGFDEKEYYPADAGAKDAPEVDFGDDNK; from the coding sequence ATGAGGAAATTGGTAGGACCGCTTTTGACGGTTGGCATCATTTTGGTCGTGCTCGCGATCGTATTCGTGCCAAGTTATAACAAATTCGTCAACTTGGAGGAAGACGTAGATCAAGCGAACGCGCAAGTCGATAACCAATTGCAGCGGCGGCTTGATTTGATTCCGAACTTGGTGAATACAGTCAAAGGGTATGCGAGTCATGAAAATGAGGTTCTGACTGATATTGCAGAGGCCCGTTCCCGGCTTGCCGGCGCCAATAGCCGGGATGAAGAGGTAGCGGCGGATAATGAACTTTCGGGCGCTTTGAGCCGACTGCTCGTCGTGGTGGAAAATTATCCGGAACTGAAAGCCGATCGGCAGTTTACCCAGCTCATGGATGAGTTGGCCGGAACGGAAAACCGGCTCACAGTCGCACGGATGGACTACAATAATGTCGTATCGTCGTATAATCGGCAAGTGAAACGGTTCCCGGGGAAATTGGTCGCTTCCATTTTCGGATTCGATGAAAAAGAGTATTACCCAGCGGACGCGGGTGCGAAAGATGCCCCGGAAGTCGATTTCGGGGATGACAACAAGTGA
- a CDS encoding gluconeogenesis factor YvcK family protein: MFPTGIGKRIVVFGGGTGLSTLLRGLKRHPVDLTAVVTVADDGGSSGRLLDQYDIPPPGDIRNVMAALSDVEPLIEQMFQYRFQTAEGLKGHSLGNLMLAALTDITGDFASAVEKMSRVLNIKGRVLPAANQRITLHAELEDGTIVTGESKIPVYGRKIRKVYLSPQEVAPLNKTLEMIQAADLIVVGPGSLYTSILPTLLVQAIRDAVLSSNAKKVYISNLSTQAGETYRYTASEHVQALYAHTGQPFIDTILLNGLDFSKQVKGEASWPVEIDLEVLRKLVPDIVIKDIAVVKGESVFHDSDKVADWLMEYIEKTG; this comes from the coding sequence ATGTTCCCAACTGGTATCGGGAAAAGGATTGTCGTATTCGGAGGCGGAACCGGATTATCGACATTGCTCCGCGGCCTGAAACGCCATCCCGTCGATCTGACTGCGGTCGTGACTGTGGCGGATGACGGAGGCAGCTCCGGCAGATTATTGGACCAATATGACATTCCGCCGCCCGGGGATATCCGGAATGTGATGGCAGCGCTTTCCGATGTGGAGCCACTCATTGAGCAAATGTTCCAGTACCGCTTCCAAACGGCGGAAGGGTTGAAAGGACATTCGCTTGGAAACTTGATGTTAGCCGCGCTTACCGATATCACAGGGGATTTTGCCAGTGCCGTCGAGAAAATGAGCCGGGTGCTGAATATTAAAGGAAGGGTGCTTCCCGCAGCCAATCAGAGGATTACCTTGCATGCCGAACTGGAGGATGGCACAATTGTGACGGGCGAGTCTAAAATCCCGGTGTATGGCCGTAAAATAAGGAAGGTGTACCTATCACCCCAGGAAGTGGCGCCATTGAACAAGACACTTGAGATGATTCAAGCAGCGGATTTGATCGTCGTCGGACCGGGCAGTCTGTATACGAGCATCTTGCCGACATTGCTCGTCCAGGCGATCCGGGACGCAGTCTTGTCATCCAATGCTAAAAAGGTGTATATTAGCAATCTGAGCACCCAGGCGGGCGAAACGTACCGCTATACGGCTTCCGAGCACGTGCAGGCCTTATACGCCCATACGGGGCAGCCGTTTATCGACACCATCTTGCTGAATGGTTTGGATTTTTCGAAGCAAGTGAAAGGGGAAGCCTCTTGGCCTGTCGAAATTGATTTGGAAGTTCTTCGAAAGCTGGTGCCAGACATTGTGATCAAAGATATAGCGGTTGTCAAGGGAGAGAGTGTTTTCCATGACTCAGACAAAGTGGCCGATTGGCTGATGGAATATATAGAGAAAACGGGATAG
- the clpP gene encoding ATP-dependent Clp endopeptidase proteolytic subunit ClpP yields the protein MNLIPTVIEQTNRGERAYDIYSRLLKDRIIMLGSAIDDNVANSIVAQLLFLEAEDPEKDVSIYINSPGGSITAGMAIYDTMQFIKPDIQTICIGMAASMGSFLLTAGTKGKRYALPNAEVMIHQPLGGAQGQATEIEIAAKRILFLREKLNTILSERTGQPVEVIARDTDRDNFMTAERAKEYGLIDHIITRSDMKLTDNEK from the coding sequence ATGAATCTAATACCTACAGTAATCGAGCAGACGAACCGGGGAGAACGAGCTTACGATATTTATTCCCGCTTATTAAAAGACCGGATCATCATGTTGGGGAGCGCCATCGACGATAATGTGGCGAACTCCATTGTAGCGCAACTTCTCTTCCTGGAAGCGGAAGATCCTGAAAAAGACGTGTCCATCTACATCAACAGCCCGGGCGGAAGCATCACAGCCGGAATGGCGATCTATGACACGATGCAGTTCATCAAACCGGACATCCAGACGATTTGTATCGGGATGGCGGCGTCCATGGGATCCTTCCTCCTCACAGCCGGAACGAAAGGGAAACGGTATGCGTTGCCGAACGCGGAAGTCATGATCCACCAACCACTCGGCGGTGCTCAAGGGCAGGCGACGGAAATCGAAATCGCCGCAAAACGCATCTTGTTCCTGCGTGAAAAATTGAACACGATCCTTTCCGAGCGCACGGGCCAACCGGTCGAAGTGATTGCACGCGACACGGACCGCGACAACTTCATGACTGCCGAACGTGCCAAAGAATATGGACTCATCGATCATATCATCACACGCAGCGATATGAAACTGACAGACAACGAAAAGTAA
- a CDS encoding NUDIX hydrolase, with protein MQRIANLLVLKDGQVLLLKKPRRGWYVAPGGKLDAGESIYEAAVREFSEETGAVPVEPHLKGAYTMVIHDESGNPADEWMLFTFIARDLIGTPYETNREGILEWHPVESLRTLPMAEGDRTNLLFAVSEQGMQYGTFHYTEQFELLNERMQKSVEGTE; from the coding sequence ATGCAGAGGATTGCAAATTTACTTGTCCTGAAAGACGGCCAAGTTTTACTATTGAAAAAACCACGCCGCGGCTGGTATGTTGCTCCTGGTGGAAAGTTGGATGCGGGGGAGTCCATTTACGAGGCGGCTGTGCGGGAATTCTCGGAAGAGACGGGAGCCGTGCCTGTAGAGCCTCACCTGAAAGGGGCCTACACGATGGTGATCCATGACGAGTCCGGCAATCCGGCCGATGAGTGGATGCTCTTTACATTCATCGCCCGCGATCTGATCGGCACGCCTTATGAAACGAATCGGGAAGGCATCTTGGAGTGGCATCCGGTGGAGAGTCTGCGGACGTTGCCGATGGCGGAAGGGGACCGGACGAATCTCCTGTTTGCAGTGTCGGAACAAGGAATGCAATATGGTACGTTCCATTATACCGAGCAATTTGAATTACTGAACGAAAGAATGCAGAAATCAGTGGAGGGTACAGAATGA
- a CDS encoding thiazole synthase produces MLKIGNKTFKSRLLLGTGKYPSFEIQKEAVRISEAEILTFAVRRMNIFEPSQPNFLEQLDLSKYTLLPNTAGAKTAEEAVRIAQLAKASGLCDMVKVEIIGCDRSLLPDPVETLRATEMLLEEGFIVLPYTSDDVVLARRLGEMGVHAIMPGGAPIGSGRGILNPLNVSFIIEQAKVPVIIDAGVGSPKDAAFAMELGADGVLLNTAVSAAQDPVKMAEAMKLAIEAGRLGFEAGRMPERDYAVASSPMEGLLPN; encoded by the coding sequence ATGTTGAAGATTGGAAATAAAACTTTCAAATCCCGCTTATTGCTCGGGACTGGAAAATATCCTTCATTTGAAATCCAGAAGGAAGCGGTACGTATATCGGAGGCGGAAATCCTCACATTTGCGGTTCGGCGGATGAATATTTTTGAACCTTCGCAACCGAATTTCCTGGAACAGCTCGATTTGTCGAAGTATACGCTCCTCCCGAATACCGCGGGGGCAAAAACGGCAGAGGAAGCGGTGCGCATCGCCCAGCTGGCGAAAGCTTCAGGGCTCTGCGACATGGTGAAAGTCGAAATTATCGGCTGTGATCGTTCGCTGTTGCCGGATCCGGTTGAAACGTTGCGGGCGACTGAAATGCTGTTGGAGGAAGGTTTCATCGTATTGCCTTACACTTCGGATGATGTCGTCCTGGCAAGACGGCTAGGTGAAATGGGAGTGCATGCCATTATGCCGGGCGGCGCACCGATCGGTTCGGGACGAGGCATCCTCAATCCATTGAATGTATCATTCATTATCGAGCAGGCGAAGGTGCCTGTCATTATTGATGCAGGCGTCGGTTCTCCGAAAGATGCGGCATTCGCCATGGAATTGGGCGCGGATGGCGTCCTGTTGAACACGGCGGTGTCTGCCGCCCAAGATCCGGTCAAGATGGCGGAGGCGATGAAACTGGCAATCGAAGCGGGACGGTTGGGCTTCGAGGCGGGACGGATGCCGGAGCGCGATTACGCCGTGGCCAGCAGTCCGATGGAAGGGCTCTTGCCAAATTGA
- a CDS encoding TPM domain-containing protein, which produces MIHRAIRLFLAACLLSITVLPGLASAANVPVIQDEADILTPQQEAELEQYGIRLYEATSAELAVLTLPSIGDEPVEEYAVKKLREFQLGDKKLNNGALLVVTTQKNSAGKRHFELSVGYGLEGALPDGKVTRIMDEVAVPFLNEEQPDQAIVNAYKAYYNEIAAEYGLDGASLPVNTVAGEYDSSDGGFPLFTIIIVLIIVFSLMGGRGGGGSGGSGGRRSGGPVFFPGSFGGGGGGSGGFFGGGGSGGGGGFGGFGGGGSGGGGGGGRSW; this is translated from the coding sequence GTGATTCATCGGGCCATTCGCCTCTTTCTTGCGGCGTGTCTGCTCAGTATAACCGTCTTGCCCGGGCTGGCGTCCGCAGCGAATGTCCCGGTGATCCAAGACGAAGCGGATATTTTAACGCCGCAACAGGAAGCGGAACTCGAACAATACGGAATCCGGTTATATGAAGCGACGTCCGCGGAGCTCGCCGTGTTGACGCTTCCGAGCATCGGGGACGAACCGGTTGAGGAATATGCAGTGAAGAAGTTGCGGGAATTCCAATTAGGGGATAAAAAGCTGAACAACGGTGCGTTATTGGTCGTGACGACGCAAAAGAATTCAGCAGGCAAGCGCCACTTCGAACTGTCGGTCGGCTACGGACTGGAAGGGGCTTTGCCGGATGGAAAAGTGACACGGATCATGGATGAAGTGGCCGTCCCGTTTTTGAATGAAGAGCAGCCGGACCAGGCAATCGTCAATGCGTATAAGGCATATTACAACGAGATTGCGGCCGAGTACGGATTGGACGGCGCCTCCTTGCCCGTGAACACCGTGGCTGGTGAATATGATTCATCCGACGGTGGTTTTCCGTTGTTCACCATCATCATTGTTTTAATTATTGTATTCAGTCTCATGGGAGGACGAGGCGGCGGTGGTTCGGGCGGTTCCGGTGGACGCCGGAGCGGCGGGCCAGTCTTCTTCCCAGGTTCTTTCGGCGGTGGAGGCGGCGGTAGCGGTGGCTTCTTCGGAGGCGGCGGCTCTGGCGGCGGAGGAGGGTTTGGCGGATTCGGCGGAGGTGGTTCCGGCGGTGGAGGCGGAGGCGGCCGAAGCTGGTGA
- the rapZ gene encoding RNase adapter RapZ, translated as MTENEMPQSEMELVIITGMSGAGKTVAMQSFEDLGFYCIDNLPPELLVTFLDLMMKSENRMRRIAAVMDTRGGDLFDSLIGALDELLLMEGVSSQILFLDADDETLVRRYKETRRSHPLSEGGLPLEGIRKERLLLSEMKGRARSIYNTSTLKPRELREKIISEFSKKGEPGFTVNFISFGFKHGMPIDADVVFDVRFLPNPFYIQELKPKTGLEKEVSDYVLKWGDTQMLIEKLSDLFKFLIPQYKNEGKSQVVIAFGCTGGQHRSVTLAQYFGGRYENEYRTLITHRDIEKRKD; from the coding sequence ATGACGGAAAATGAAATGCCGCAAAGCGAGATGGAATTGGTGATCATTACGGGGATGTCGGGCGCCGGGAAGACGGTAGCGATGCAGAGTTTTGAAGATCTTGGGTTTTATTGCATCGATAATTTGCCGCCTGAGTTGCTGGTGACATTTCTGGATTTGATGATGAAATCGGAAAACCGGATGCGCCGGATTGCGGCGGTCATGGACACGCGGGGCGGTGACCTGTTCGACTCCCTCATCGGCGCATTGGATGAGCTGCTGCTGATGGAAGGCGTCTCCTCCCAAATCCTGTTTTTGGACGCCGACGATGAAACGCTCGTCCGGCGCTACAAAGAGACGAGGCGATCCCACCCGCTGTCGGAAGGCGGGCTCCCGCTCGAAGGCATCCGGAAAGAGCGGCTTTTATTATCCGAGATGAAAGGCCGGGCCCGGTCAATTTATAATACGTCCACATTGAAACCGAGAGAGTTGCGGGAGAAGATTATTTCGGAGTTCTCCAAGAAAGGCGAACCGGGCTTTACGGTGAACTTCATTTCCTTTGGATTCAAGCATGGGATGCCGATCGATGCGGACGTCGTCTTTGATGTGCGATTCTTGCCCAATCCTTTCTATATCCAAGAGTTGAAGCCGAAAACCGGTCTGGAAAAAGAGGTGTCGGACTATGTCCTGAAATGGGGGGATACCCAGATGCTCATTGAGAAGCTGTCCGATCTGTTCAAGTTTTTAATTCCACAATATAAGAATGAAGGGAAATCGCAAGTGGTCATTGCATTCGGCTGTACAGGCGGCCAACATCGGTCGGTGACCCTCGCGCAATACTTCGGCGGACGCTACGAAAATGAATATCGTACCCTCATCACGCATCGCGATATAGAAAAGAGAAAGGATTGA
- the thiS gene encoding sulfur carrier protein ThiS, with protein MKRIDVNGVERTIPKEVGDVHQLLHHLGLENRILIVELNRQILNKDAYDHPIRDKDQIEIIHFVGGG; from the coding sequence TTGAAGAGGATCGATGTGAACGGGGTGGAGCGGACGATTCCGAAAGAGGTCGGGGACGTCCATCAGCTGCTGCACCACCTCGGACTGGAAAACCGTATTTTAATTGTGGAATTGAACAGGCAGATTTTGAATAAAGACGCGTATGATCATCCGATCCGGGACAAGGATCAGATTGAAATCATTCATTTCGTAGGAGGCGGCTAA
- a CDS encoding HPr family phosphocarrier protein, which yields MAERTVEVKMKTGLQARQAAQFVQEANRYISDIFLKKEERQVNAKSIMGIMSLAIARNTTITLIAEGVDEEQALDALVALVENEN from the coding sequence ATGGCGGAACGGACAGTTGAAGTGAAAATGAAAACGGGATTGCAGGCGCGGCAAGCGGCCCAATTTGTGCAAGAGGCGAATCGCTACATATCCGATATCTTTCTGAAGAAGGAAGAGCGTCAGGTGAATGCAAAGAGTATCATGGGAATCATGAGCCTCGCCATCGCCCGCAATACGACAATTACGTTGATTGCCGAAGGAGTCGACGAGGAACAGGCATTGGATGCCCTCGTCGCCCTCGTGGAAAATGAAAACTAA
- the trxB gene encoding thioredoxin-disulfide reductase: MATEKTYDVIIIGAGPAGMTAAVYTSRANLSTLMLERGMPGGQMANTEDIENYPGFEHILGPDLSTKMFEHAKKFGAEYAYGDVTEVIDGDVYKTVKVGDTEYKAHAIIITTGAEYRKMGIPGESELTGRGVSYCAVCDGAFFRNKEIVVIGGGDSAVEEGAYLTRFADKVTIIHRRDELRAQKILQDRAFANEKIDFIWNTTVKKVNEKDGKIGSVTLVSTVDGSEREFETDGMFVYIGMDPLTAPFSDLGILDENGYIETNEIMETAVPGIYAAGDVREKLLRQVVTATGDGSIAAQAVQKYVEEVKEKTASEAK, translated from the coding sequence ATGGCAACCGAGAAAACATATGACGTCATTATTATAGGAGCCGGCCCTGCAGGGATGACAGCGGCAGTATATACATCCCGAGCAAACCTTTCAACATTGATGTTGGAGCGGGGAATGCCGGGCGGCCAAATGGCAAATACGGAAGATATCGAAAACTACCCTGGTTTTGAACATATTTTAGGACCGGACCTTTCGACGAAAATGTTCGAACATGCGAAGAAGTTCGGTGCCGAATATGCCTACGGTGATGTGACGGAAGTGATCGACGGCGACGTTTATAAAACCGTAAAAGTGGGAGACACGGAATATAAAGCCCATGCGATCATCATCACAACAGGTGCAGAATATAGAAAAATGGGGATTCCAGGAGAATCGGAACTGACTGGACGGGGCGTGAGCTATTGTGCAGTCTGTGATGGGGCGTTCTTCCGGAACAAAGAGATCGTCGTCATCGGCGGCGGCGACTCCGCGGTCGAAGAAGGTGCCTACTTGACCCGGTTCGCGGACAAGGTGACGATCATTCACCGACGCGATGAATTGCGAGCCCAAAAAATACTGCAAGACCGCGCGTTCGCGAATGAAAAAATCGATTTCATCTGGAACACGACCGTCAAGAAGGTGAACGAAAAGGACGGAAAAATCGGTTCCGTCACTCTCGTTTCCACAGTGGACGGCTCCGAGCGGGAATTCGAGACGGATGGGATGTTCGTCTATATCGGAATGGACCCATTGACGGCTCCGTTCTCCGATTTAGGGATCCTTGATGAAAACGGCTATATCGAGACAAATGAAATCATGGAAACAGCCGTGCCGGGCATTTATGCGGCAGGCGACGTCCGTGAAAAATTATTGCGCCAAGTCGTGACGGCAACAGGCGACGGAAGTATCGCAGCCCAAGCGGTCCAGAAATACGTGGAAGAAGTGAAAGAAAAAACAGCTTCAGAAGCAAAGTGA
- a CDS encoding ThiF family adenylyltransferase, giving the protein MNGKYSRQELFAPIGEEGQRKIRKAKVFVMGAGALGSSSAEMLVRAGVGTLTIVDRDIIEWTNLHRQQLYTEQDVIDQLPKAVAAEKRLSAINGDVQIEGIVADVTPENAEDLIAGHDIVIDGTDNIEIRLLLNDAAMKAGIPYFMGACVGSYGLSFPIGLEDGQPCLHCLLDTLPSQMMTCDTVGVISPVVVTTAARQVADVLKYLTGASFTPRLESADLWTGERSTIDVRALKKPDCPSCSVQRTYPFLDKKSSIRTAVLCGRDTVQLTYPASRPFELQAIAESLAGTVKDLKRNPHLAVCRFDGHRIVLFRDGRILIHGTKDIPTAKRIVTSLLG; this is encoded by the coding sequence TTGAACGGGAAATATTCGCGCCAGGAACTTTTCGCTCCGATCGGCGAGGAAGGCCAGCGGAAAATCCGGAAGGCCAAAGTGTTCGTCATGGGGGCCGGCGCACTCGGCTCCTCCAGCGCTGAAATGCTGGTCCGGGCGGGGGTCGGTACGTTGACCATCGTCGATCGGGACATAATCGAGTGGACGAACCTCCATCGCCAGCAACTCTATACCGAGCAAGATGTCATCGACCAGCTGCCGAAAGCGGTGGCCGCTGAAAAACGGTTGTCCGCCATCAACGGAGACGTGCAAATCGAAGGGATCGTGGCGGACGTCACACCTGAAAATGCCGAAGACTTGATTGCGGGCCATGATATAGTCATCGATGGCACGGACAACATCGAGATCCGCCTGCTTCTCAACGATGCGGCGATGAAAGCGGGGATTCCGTATTTCATGGGTGCCTGTGTCGGCAGTTACGGATTATCTTTCCCGATCGGCTTGGAGGATGGCCAGCCTTGTCTCCATTGCCTGCTGGACACATTGCCCTCGCAAATGATGACCTGTGATACGGTCGGCGTCATCAGCCCGGTTGTCGTCACGACCGCGGCCCGGCAAGTGGCGGATGTCCTGAAATATTTGACCGGCGCTTCATTCACACCGAGACTGGAATCGGCTGATCTGTGGACCGGGGAGCGCTCGACGATTGATGTCCGAGCATTGAAAAAGCCGGATTGCCCCAGTTGTTCGGTGCAAAGAACGTATCCTTTTCTGGACAAGAAGTCATCCATCCGAACGGCGGTCCTCTGCGGGCGAGACACTGTCCAACTGACCTATCCGGCAAGCCGGCCCTTTGAACTGCAAGCCATCGCGGAATCCCTCGCAGGAACCGTCAAGGACCTGAAACGCAACCCCCACCTGGCCGTCTGCCGGTTTGACGGCCACCGGATCGTCCTGTTTCGCGACGGGCGCATCCTGATTCACGGAACGAAAGATATCCCGACCGCCAAGCGGATTGTTACTTCGTTATTGGGTTGA
- a CDS encoding thiamine phosphate synthase yields MRKRGESLKLIAVTNDRLPDHRLADVLLAIQPSVDAVILREKSKTDREMIRLIDHLVESGFERQKLIVHGRADIALACGIERVQLPGHGIPPALIRNKISGLSLGKSVHSYNEAISASEDGVDWVLYGHLFDTRSKEGLPARGTAELSKIIADLPIPTYAIGGIQPSHLKELDRLGVAGVAIMSSIFDSDQPGQAIRKYRRELE; encoded by the coding sequence TTGCGTAAAAGAGGTGAAAGTTTGAAACTGATTGCGGTCACCAATGATCGCCTCCCGGATCATAGACTGGCGGACGTCCTGCTGGCAATCCAGCCTTCCGTCGATGCAGTTATTTTACGTGAAAAATCAAAAACCGATCGGGAGATGATCCGGCTGATCGATCATCTGGTCGAATCCGGATTCGAGCGGCAGAAGCTGATTGTCCACGGACGCGCCGATATCGCTCTTGCTTGCGGGATTGAGCGTGTGCAACTACCGGGCCACGGGATTCCGCCTGCTTTGATTAGAAACAAGATATCCGGGCTTTCCCTCGGCAAGTCCGTCCATTCGTACAATGAAGCGATTTCAGCCAGTGAGGATGGTGTGGATTGGGTTCTGTACGGCCATCTGTTTGACACCCGCTCAAAGGAAGGGCTGCCGGCCCGCGGCACTGCGGAACTGAGCAAAATCATTGCCGATCTGCCGATACCAACCTATGCAATCGGCGGAATCCAGCCTAGCCATCTTAAGGAGTTGGACCGGTTAGGCGTCGCGGGGGTCGCCATCATGTCTTCTATTTTCGACAGCGACCAACCGGGGCAAGCCATCCGCAAGTACCGTCGGGAACTTGAATAA
- the whiA gene encoding DNA-binding protein WhiA encodes MSFASEVKKELTQIESDDCCVKSEVAAFIRMNGALSFSNKQLSLDVQTENAAIARRLYTNLRRLYPYKVELLVRKKMRLKKNNVYICRVRDGAKSLLEDLQIVKGTFQFENEIPKSLIQKKCCQRAYLRGAFLAGGSINNPETSSYHLEISSIYKEHSESLVELMNKFHLNAKSIERKKGYIAYLKEAEKISDFLSIVGAHVSLMKFEDVRIVRDMRNSVNRLVNCETANLNKTIGAAQRQVENIKFIQNTIGLDQLPDRLQEIARLRVENQDITLKELGELVSGGKVSKSGVNHRLRKIEEIAENLRNGGIGSV; translated from the coding sequence ATGTCTTTTGCTTCAGAAGTGAAAAAAGAACTGACACAGATTGAATCGGATGATTGCTGTGTGAAATCGGAAGTGGCCGCCTTCATCCGGATGAACGGGGCGTTGTCATTTTCCAATAAGCAGTTGAGCCTGGATGTCCAGACGGAGAACGCTGCGATTGCAAGAAGACTTTACACGAATTTGAGAAGATTATATCCTTATAAAGTCGAGTTGCTCGTCCGGAAAAAAATGCGGTTGAAAAAGAATAATGTGTATATTTGCCGGGTCCGGGATGGGGCAAAATCGCTGCTTGAAGACTTGCAGATCGTAAAAGGGACGTTTCAATTTGAAAATGAAATCCCGAAATCCTTGATTCAAAAGAAATGCTGCCAGCGTGCCTATTTACGAGGCGCCTTTTTGGCGGGGGGCTCGATCAATAATCCCGAGACCTCTTCGTACCATCTTGAGATTTCATCGATTTACAAAGAGCATAGCGAATCGCTTGTCGAATTAATGAACAAGTTCCATTTAAATGCAAAGTCGATCGAGCGGAAAAAAGGGTATATCGCCTACTTGAAGGAAGCCGAGAAAATATCGGATTTCCTCAGCATCGTAGGGGCCCATGTCTCATTGATGAAATTCGAGGATGTCCGCATTGTTCGGGATATGCGGAATAGCGTCAATCGGCTCGTCAATTGCGAAACGGCCAATTTGAACAAGACGATCGGGGCGGCCCAGCGGCAAGTGGAGAATATCAAGTTCATCCAAAATACGATCGGCTTGGATCAGTTGCCCGACCGTCTGCAAGAAATCGCCCGGCTTCGCGTGGAAAATCAAGATATTACGCTGAAAGAATTAGGCGAATTGGTATCCGGAGGAAAAGTGAGCAAATCCGGTGTCAACCACCGGCTGCGGAAAATTGAAGAAATTGCGGAAAATCTCCGGAACGGGGGAATTGGCAGCGTATAA